Proteins found in one Cricetulus griseus strain 17A/GY chromosome X, alternate assembly CriGri-PICRH-1.0, whole genome shotgun sequence genomic segment:
- the LOC107978969 gene encoding integrator complex subunit 6-like, with protein sequence MAEEGEEFSVCSENEKNPAGDAVGPPLPKVRRIVTSVPVEIKEGEPHLTASVIEKEEGATVGPKAQEGMVEGGPTTTKGSPKWVPAKNAPFDKSACFSSAGLIPEGGDATFTGGIVSRENLLGAQSFAALTEGKGVSSEYLVSREKINADIKRELMKEIRRYGRKYERIFKLLEEVQGPLEVRKQFFEFTIKEAGRFKRRHLIQCLEKKREEMLSPM encoded by the exons ATGGCTGAAGAAGGCGAAGAGTTTTCTGTgtgctcagaaaatgaaaagaatcctGCTGGAGATGCTGTGGGTCCTCCATTACCCAAAGTGAGGCGGATTGTGACCAGTGTGCCCGTGGAGATAAAAGAGGGAGAGCCCCATCTTACGGCCTCAGtcattgaaaaggaagaag GTGCTACCGTCGGCCCAAAGGCCCAGGAGGGGATGGTGGAAGGTGGTCCCACCACAACCAAAGGCTCCCCAAAATGGGTTCCAGCAAAGAATGCTCCTTTTGACAAATCTGCTTGTTTTAGCAGTGCAGGGCTAATTCCTGAAGGTGGTGATGCCACATTTACAGGAGGAATAGTTAGCAGAGAGAACCTTCTAGGTGCTCAGAGTTTTGCAGCACTGACCGAGGGCAAAGGTGTGTCCAGTGAGTACCTAGTAAGCCGTGAGAAAATTAATGCTGATATAAAACGTGAGCTAATGAAGGAAATTCGACGTTATGGACGAA AATATGAAAGGATTTTCAAGCTGCTTGAAGAAGTACAGGGACCTCTGGAAGTCCGGAAGCAGTTTTTTGAGTTTACCATCAAGGAAGCGGGAAG atttaaaaGACGCCACTTAATTCAATGCCTTGAAAAGAAACGTGAAGAAATGTTGTCACCCATGTGA